The proteins below come from a single Deinococcus carri genomic window:
- the dnaB gene encoding replicative DNA helicase: protein MTDFTPRVPPHSNEAEISLLGSVLLDNDALTNAVVGQVIPVDFYRESHRKIWACIPALREKRGSDGSPGPVELATLSEELIRRGQLDEVGGLVYLMGLSDQTSTAAYAEHFARIVLEKAHLRQVISHAGKTMQAAFEQQMPLEDIDALAASAPRMEFGEAEIVRGGSLLAGVLEQASSGTGRRGAPTGLTDLDDAVGGFEGTRLYVLGARPGMGKTAAAFQMAVNVAATTGRVLGFSLEMPAEEIMTRLLCSEGRVDLSRFTDAQRGKAQLSERDWGRLVPAQEFLDRLPLDIVRKQNLYLHQLTDMVRREHQRDPLSMFVLDYLQLVKVAGRGGGNRTQEVGEISRELKNLALELQIPVLALSQLNRGVEDRPNKRPQLSDLRESGSVEQDADVVMFIYRDEVYNKETDQQGVAEFGIGKQRNGPTGMVKVQYHAPFTRFSNLARFA from the coding sequence GTGACCGACTTCACCCCCCGCGTCCCCCCCCACAGCAACGAGGCGGAAATCAGCCTGCTGGGCAGCGTCCTGCTGGACAACGACGCCCTCACCAACGCTGTCGTCGGCCAAGTCATCCCGGTGGACTTCTACCGCGAAAGCCACCGGAAAATCTGGGCCTGCATTCCGGCTCTGCGGGAGAAGCGCGGCAGCGACGGCAGCCCCGGCCCCGTCGAACTCGCCACCCTCTCCGAGGAACTCATTCGCCGCGGCCAGCTCGACGAGGTGGGGGGGCTGGTGTACCTGATGGGCCTGTCCGACCAGACCAGCACCGCCGCCTACGCCGAACACTTCGCGCGCATCGTGCTGGAGAAGGCTCACCTGCGCCAGGTCATCAGCCACGCCGGGAAGACCATGCAGGCCGCTTTTGAGCAGCAGATGCCCCTGGAAGACATCGACGCGCTGGCCGCCAGCGCCCCCCGCATGGAGTTCGGCGAGGCGGAGATCGTGCGCGGGGGCAGCCTGCTGGCGGGCGTGCTGGAACAGGCCAGCAGCGGCACCGGGCGGCGCGGCGCACCCACGGGCCTGACCGACCTGGATGACGCGGTGGGTGGCTTCGAGGGCACCCGACTGTACGTGCTGGGCGCGCGGCCTGGGATGGGGAAGACGGCCGCCGCCTTCCAGATGGCGGTGAACGTCGCGGCCACCACGGGGCGTGTGCTGGGCTTCAGCCTGGAGATGCCCGCCGAGGAAATCATGACCCGGCTGCTGTGCAGCGAGGGGCGGGTGGACCTCAGCCGCTTCACCGACGCGCAGCGCGGCAAGGCGCAGCTCAGCGAGCGGGACTGGGGCCGCCTCGTCCCCGCGCAGGAGTTCCTGGACCGCCTGCCGCTGGACATCGTGCGGAAGCAGAACCTGTACCTGCACCAGCTCACCGACATGGTGCGGCGCGAGCACCAGCGCGACCCGCTGAGTATGTTCGTCCTGGACTACCTGCAACTGGTCAAGGTGGCCGGGCGCGGCGGCGGCAACCGGACCCAGGAAGTGGGCGAGATTAGCCGCGAGCTGAAGAACCTGGCCCTGGAACTCCAGATTCCCGTGCTGGCCCTCTCGCAACTGAACCGCGGCGTGGAAGACCGCCCGAACAAACGCCCGCAGCTCAGCGACCTGCGCGAGTCGGGCAGCGTGGAGCAGGACGCCGACGTGGTGATGTTCATCTACCGCGACGAGGTCTACAACAAGGAAACCGACCAGCAGGGCGTGGCCGAGTTCGGCATCGGCAAGCAGCGCAACGGGCCGACCGGCATGGTGAAGGTCCAGTACCACGCGCCCTTCACGCGCTTCTCGAATCTGGCGAGGTTCGCATGA
- a CDS encoding DNA cytosine methyltransferase: MTAAMHRLSSGLIVPTRTDSSTWAQVRSGLIVPDTLARKGRHRYGPGPLGLDLFAGAGGFSLGMKQAGIEVIGMFEWAADATITYMMNLCRYGQVETHWATPADAQRMNDELLRSAKRHKKDVADAKAAGVDLTPEMLHQLDLLPTAGSGWIRDQPDVPGTQHVFFGDIRKFGGQDVLKALELRPGELDVLFGGPPCQGFSTAGKRNVLDERNSLIFEFARLVVELQPQTFVLENVPGLQSMVTPRGVPVLDEFCAMVADGGWATFEALRKMVGADTGRRAGVRTRATHPKDEPVEEAEQEEAFGPLFGGTP; this comes from the coding sequence ATGACGGCTGCTATGCACCGCCTGTCCTCCGGCCTGATCGTGCCCACCCGCACAGACTCTTCCACCTGGGCGCAGGTCCGCAGTGGCCTGATCGTGCCCGACACCCTTGCCCGGAAGGGACGCCACCGCTACGGCCCTGGACCTCTGGGGCTGGACCTCTTCGCCGGTGCCGGTGGATTCAGCCTGGGCATGAAACAGGCTGGCATCGAGGTCATCGGCATGTTCGAGTGGGCCGCCGACGCCACCATCACCTACATGATGAACCTGTGCCGGTACGGCCAGGTGGAGACGCACTGGGCGACCCCGGCCGACGCGCAGCGCATGAACGACGAGCTGCTGCGCAGCGCCAAGCGCCACAAGAAGGACGTCGCGGATGCGAAGGCAGCCGGGGTGGACCTCACGCCGGAGATGCTTCACCAGTTGGACCTCCTGCCTACCGCAGGCAGTGGATGGATTCGGGATCAGCCGGACGTGCCCGGCACTCAGCACGTGTTCTTCGGCGACATCCGAAAGTTCGGCGGTCAGGACGTCCTGAAGGCGCTGGAATTGCGGCCCGGTGAGCTGGACGTGCTGTTCGGCGGGCCGCCCTGCCAGGGCTTCAGCACCGCCGGGAAGCGGAACGTCCTGGACGAACGCAACAGCCTGATCTTCGAGTTTGCGCGCCTGGTGGTGGAGTTGCAGCCGCAGACCTTCGTGTTGGAGAACGTCCCCGGCTTGCAAAGCATGGTCACGCCGCGCGGTGTGCCGGTGCTGGACGAGTTCTGCGCGATGGTCGCGGACGGTGGTTGGGCGACCTTCGAGGCGCTCCGGAAGATGGTCGGTGCCGATACGGGCCGCCGCGCCGGAGTCCGCACGCGGGCCACGCACCCCAAAGACGAACCGGTGGAAGAAGCCGAGCAGGAAGAGGCATTCGGGCCGCTCTTTGGAGGCACCCCATGA
- a CDS encoding DUF7666 domain-containing protein — protein MTTITVKTQAELDTALKNNELETIYVESGGTWLTIRVPDDSEVEIVLRENSRAELRENSRAVLRGNSRAVLRENSRAELWGNSHAELWGNSHAVLWENSRAVLWENSRAELWGNSHAELRENSRAELRENSRAVLRENSRAELWENSRAELWGNSHAELRENSRAVLRGNSRAVLRENSRAELWGNSHAELWGNSHALARHTAGLALYERSTAKASPLVCVHIHDPRATAEGGHQIVVPPIHTVREWADYHGLVISKDGELTVFKAVGDDLKSPHGAVYSIGTEVEAADWNREDCCGYGLHFSATPREAMRYFSRATRFLACRIHTDETVVIDQGERGQDKVKARRCVVLHEVDIDGEPLAAAAQDSK, from the coding sequence ATGACGACCATCACCGTGAAGACCCAGGCCGAGCTGGACACCGCCCTCAAGAACAACGAACTGGAAACCATCTACGTGGAAAGTGGCGGCACTTGGCTGACCATCCGCGTCCCCGATGACAGCGAGGTCGAGATCGTGCTGCGGGAGAACAGCCGCGCCGAGCTGCGGGAGAACAGCCGCGCCGTGCTGCGGGGGAACAGCCGCGCCGTGCTGCGGGAGAACAGCCGCGCCGAGCTGTGGGGGAACAGCCACGCCGAGCTGTGGGGGAACAGCCACGCCGTGCTGTGGGAGAACAGCCGCGCCGTGCTGTGGGAGAACAGCCGCGCCGAGCTGTGGGGGAACAGCCACGCCGAGCTGCGGGAGAACAGCCGCGCCGAGCTGCGGGAGAACAGCCGCGCCGTGCTGCGGGAGAACAGCCGCGCCGAGCTGTGGGAGAACAGCCGCGCCGAGCTGTGGGGGAACAGCCACGCCGAGCTGCGGGAGAACAGCCGCGCCGTGCTGCGGGGGAACAGCCGCGCCGTGCTGCGGGAGAACAGCCGCGCCGAGCTGTGGGGGAACAGCCACGCCGAGCTGTGGGGGAACAGCCACGCGCTCGCCCGGCATACTGCCGGCCTCGCGCTCTACGAGCGCAGCACGGCAAAGGCCAGCCCGCTGGTCTGCGTCCATATCCACGACCCCCGCGCCACCGCCGAGGGCGGCCATCAAATCGTGGTGCCGCCCATCCACACCGTGCGTGAGTGGGCGGACTACCACGGGCTGGTAATCAGCAAGGACGGCGAGCTGACCGTGTTCAAGGCCGTGGGGGACGATCTGAAAAGTCCACACGGGGCTGTGTACAGCATCGGGACCGAGGTTGAGGCAGCGGACTGGAACCGTGAGGACTGCTGCGGGTACGGCTTGCACTTCAGCGCCACCCCACGCGAGGCCATGCGCTACTTCAGTCGCGCAACGCGCTTCCTAGCATGCCGCATCCACACGGACGAGACGGTGGTTATTGACCAGGGCGAGCGCGGCCAGGACAAGGTGAAGGCCCGCAGGTGCGTGGTGCTGCACGAGGTGGACATCGACGGCGAACCTCTGGCCGCAGCAGCACAGGACAGCAAGTAG
- the bet gene encoding phage recombination protein Bet, with amino-acid sequence MTASAIQPTTQHLPLAQPTDFSNEQVDLIKQTVAAGTSDLELALFLEVAKSSGLNPFQRQIYAVMRWDAKTRKEKMVIQTGIDGYRLIAARSGVHMGTTDPEFGPVSKEGFPEFARVIVRKLVHGHVAEFPATARWSEYVQMGKEGPTAMWKRMPHTMLGKCAEALALRKAFPAELSGVYSDVEMAQADNPAQAAPAPQSRRADVTREVADAAGVQPQTLPDPQQEEALKAWASKIGDLAARVRKVAPAEDVQHVLDTYERRASIDGARACYDNLKELGLKYAQQRQEAPAAAPAQQGEVVDAEFTPAAGPAGIHDGQRKALMGYLNRAGIPDSSEARSAFYTHMAPNSIPAGTRTNALTFEQARGLLELLGAMDASDLAQTGAEFLKDFDLPF; translated from the coding sequence GTGACTGCCTCTGCGATTCAACCCACCACTCAGCACCTGCCGCTGGCTCAGCCGACCGACTTCAGCAACGAGCAGGTTGACCTGATCAAGCAGACCGTCGCCGCTGGAACAAGCGACCTCGAACTCGCGCTGTTTCTGGAAGTGGCGAAGTCCAGCGGCCTGAATCCCTTCCAGCGCCAGATTTACGCCGTCATGCGCTGGGACGCCAAGACCCGCAAAGAGAAGATGGTCATTCAGACCGGCATCGACGGCTATCGCCTCATCGCAGCGCGCAGTGGCGTCCACATGGGGACCACTGACCCCGAGTTCGGCCCGGTCAGCAAAGAGGGATTCCCCGAGTTCGCCCGCGTCATCGTGCGGAAGTTGGTTCATGGTCACGTGGCTGAGTTCCCCGCCACCGCCCGCTGGAGTGAGTACGTCCAGATGGGGAAGGAAGGCCCCACGGCGATGTGGAAGCGGATGCCCCACACCATGCTGGGCAAGTGTGCGGAGGCACTGGCGCTCCGGAAGGCGTTCCCGGCTGAGCTGAGCGGGGTTTACAGCGATGTCGAGATGGCCCAGGCGGACAACCCCGCTCAGGCTGCCCCCGCGCCCCAGAGCCGTCGTGCTGACGTGACGCGCGAGGTGGCGGACGCCGCGGGCGTGCAGCCGCAGACCCTGCCCGACCCGCAACAGGAAGAGGCGCTGAAGGCGTGGGCCAGCAAGATTGGTGACCTGGCCGCGCGGGTGCGGAAGGTGGCTCCGGCAGAGGACGTGCAGCATGTCCTCGACACCTATGAGCGGCGGGCCAGCATCGACGGGGCGCGGGCTTGCTACGACAACCTCAAGGAACTGGGCCTGAAGTACGCCCAGCAACGCCAGGAAGCGCCGGCAGCGGCCCCGGCCCAACAGGGCGAGGTGGTGGACGCCGAGTTCACGCCCGCTGCTGGCCCCGCCGGTATCCACGACGGTCAGCGCAAGGCCCTGATGGGCTACCTGAACCGGGCGGGCATCCCCGACAGCAGCGAGGCCCGCAGTGCGTTCTACACGCATATGGCCCCCAACAGTATCCCCGCCGGAACGCGCACGAATGCTCTGACCTTCGAGCAGGCGCGCGGGCTGCTGGAACTGCTGGGCGCAATGGACGCCAGCGACCTGGCGCAGACCGGGGCCGAGTTCCTCAAGGACTTCGACCTGCCCTTCTGA
- a CDS encoding DNA cytosine methyltransferase has protein sequence MRVVEMCCGYGGATAGMLAAGLTIEKSYDIWPVAVEQHRAWHPEVPCEARDVATITPEELRGRLVWASLPCQPWSRANVRTEKRGKKHPHYYSLAHFARQVQYARCTVIENVPGLVETQDGQAELQALADECNRLGLTMTVHLIYSNWFGVPQERRRVFIVLGRGIPLTLIQPYGSVKAENNAVTCHSSGYNVFSQTQKKRQRSVYATESDTMSTTDPRTGEQIFFGRSIEQCAELQGVPVPPKHLPKKAQFTLVGNVVPPRLARAIAEQVFVPLLAQGVSA, from the coding sequence ATGCGGGTCGTGGAGATGTGCTGCGGCTACGGCGGGGCGACGGCGGGGATGCTGGCCGCTGGGCTGACCATCGAGAAATCCTACGACATCTGGCCGGTTGCCGTGGAGCAGCACCGTGCCTGGCATCCCGAGGTGCCGTGCGAGGCGCGCGACGTGGCAACCATCACGCCCGAGGAACTGCGCGGGCGGCTGGTGTGGGCGTCTCTGCCCTGCCAGCCGTGGAGCCGGGCGAATGTTCGCACGGAGAAGCGCGGCAAGAAGCATCCGCATTACTACAGCTTGGCCCACTTTGCCCGCCAGGTGCAGTACGCCCGCTGCACTGTCATTGAGAACGTGCCGGGCCTTGTCGAAACCCAGGACGGCCAGGCGGAATTGCAGGCGCTGGCCGACGAGTGCAACCGGCTGGGCTTGACGATGACCGTTCACCTGATCTACAGCAACTGGTTTGGCGTCCCGCAGGAACGCCGCCGTGTGTTCATTGTCCTGGGGCGTGGCATCCCCCTGACCCTGATCCAGCCCTACGGCAGCGTGAAGGCCGAGAACAACGCTGTGACCTGCCACAGCAGTGGTTACAACGTCTTCAGCCAGACCCAGAAAAAGCGGCAGCGCAGCGTCTATGCGACCGAGAGCGACACCATGAGCACGACTGACCCGCGCACGGGGGAGCAGATTTTTTTCGGGCGCAGCATCGAGCAGTGCGCCGAGCTTCAGGGCGTGCCCGTTCCGCCGAAGCACCTGCCGAAGAAGGCGCAGTTCACGCTGGTGGGGAATGTTGTCCCGCCGCGCCTCGCCCGCGCCATCGCTGAGCAGGTGTTCGTGCCGCTGCTGGCCCAGGGGGTGAGCGCCTGA
- a CDS encoding helix-turn-helix transcriptional regulator, whose product MESTFGRRLRELREQRELSQYDVAEAILGRRDRAGEVSRWESGKNEPSHANLVKIARFFDCSIDRLLGVACSSGQAGAA is encoded by the coding sequence ATGGAAAGCACGTTCGGTCGGCGACTGCGAGAGCTGCGCGAGCAGCGCGAACTCTCGCAGTATGACGTCGCGGAGGCCATTCTTGGACGCCGTGACAGAGCCGGGGAGGTCAGCCGCTGGGAGAGTGGCAAGAATGAACCCTCGCACGCCAATCTGGTCAAGATCGCCCGCTTCTTCGATTGTTCGATTGATAGGTTGCTAGGTGTCGCATGTAGCAGTGGTCAAGCAGGTGCCGCATGA